The Terriglobus sp. TAA 43 sequence TTCCCGTGATGATCGGCTGGGTAAAAGACGAAGGCTTCCCCACAACAAAGCTCTCCGCTGAAGCCTTCCGTGCCGACGTCGCAAAGAAGTACGGCGACAACGCCGAACGCTTCCTCAAGCTCTATCCCGCCGATGACGACGCACAGGCATCCAAGAGCCAGATGCAGGCAGGTCGCGACCGAAACATCGCCATCGCCACGCTCTACGCAGACGCCTACCAGCGCCGCCGCCAATCCTCCGTCTACCTCTACTGGTTCGCACGAACACCACCGTGGAAGGCGCATCCCGAGTTCGGAGCACACCACACAGCAGAAGTCCCATACTTCTTCGAAACACTCGATCAGGTAAAAGACCGCGACTACGAAGACGCCGACTACGCCGTAAGCAAAATCGCAGGCGGCGAATGGCTGAAATTCGCCTCCACCGGCAAACCCTCATCCACATGGGTTGCCGCACAGCACGGCGGCGGCCCCTTCTACGTCATCGACACCGCACCAAAACCCCAATCACAACTAGACGCAGCCCGAGCCGCCCTCTGGAAAAGCATCCTGCTTAAGCACTGAGCACTAACCCCGCTCAAGCAGTAAGCCTTCAGCAGAAACTGCAGCAAAGGCCTGAGATCAAGAACCAGATTTGCGAATGCCGTTAATGCAGCTCATCGCAAACTACAGCAAGGGCCAAAGGCCCGACGAGATATTAGCCTAGGCCGAAGGCCTAGGTACGACCGCAAATCAAGAACAAAAGGGCCAAAGGCCCGCTCTATAGCTCTATAGCTCTCCAGCGCAACCCGCGATCCTACGACGAAACGCCGTCATCAGCGAAGCTCATACGGTCGAAGACCGTCATCCTGAGCGAAGTCGAAAGACCTGCATTCTTCTCGCACCACTACGATGCCCAACGGAACCGATCCATCTCTGCAACCCCGAACAGCGTCCTATCCCATATAGAAGAAAGGTCAAAGACCAATGGCAGAGCAGAACGAAGATTTTGTAACCGTGGCCAGCTACTCCGAAGTAGGCGAAGCATCCGTAGCGCAAAGCGTACTCGACGGAGCCGGCATCGACTCCTTCCTCAGCGGTGAAGAAGCCAACATCCTGCTCCCCGTGAGCGGCGCCCGCCTCCAGGTACGCGCGGAAGACGCCGAAACCGCCCGCGAACTTCTGAACAACGTCCCGGTTTTCGTAGAAGACGGAGTGGCCGTGGGCGAAACCGCAAAGGGTGCCTCCCTCGCCGACAACGGCGACGACCTCTAAAACCTGTCAAGCCCCTGAACAAGGCATCTGTAACAAACAAAAGCAAATATCGTTGGCATGGTATTTCCGTCAAACCTCTAAAATAAAAATAGAAGAGAAAGCGGCCGCCGTCGCGCGGCCCTAACTCGTTTAGAAAGAGGATTTTGCCCCTAACCCCAATGGGCAGACGATTTTAGCGATACCTAGGCCGTAAACTCAGTAGAAAGACGATTTTAGAAAAACAGGGGGAGGGGGTACCCCTGCCTGGATAGGCGTTCATACAAGCAACTTAGAATGAAATCCATGAGCAACGAAACACGCCAGAAAGCAGTGGTTTGCCTGAGCGGCGGCATGGATTCCACCGTATGCGCTGCGCTGGCGGCACGCGACTACGACGCCTACGCCCTGCACTTCTCCTACGGCCAGCGGACCGAAACCCGCGAGTTAAAGAGCGCGCAAGGCGTAGCAGAAGCACTTGGATTCAAACAGTTCCTCCAGTTACGCATGGACCTCTTTCGCCAGATCGGCGGATCGGCGCTGACGGATACTTCTATCGCCGTTCCGGACGCTCCGGAAGACGAAGGCAAGATCGGCGACGCCGTTCCCGTCACCTACGTTCCCTTCCGCAACGCCCACTTCCTCTCCGCCGCCGTGAGCTGGGCAGAGGTCATCGGAGCGAAGACCATCTTCATCGGAGCGGTCGAACAGGACAGCTCCGGATACCCCGACTGCCGCCCGGCGTATTATGACGCCTTCAACGAATTAATCCGCCAAGGCACTGCTGTGGGCGATATTCGGGTTGAAACACCACTCATCCAACTCCGCAAGCGCGAGATCGTGCGTCTGGGTGTTGAATTGGGTGCTCCGTTACATGTAAGTTGGTCGTGCTACTCAGGCGAGGAGTTTGCCTGCGGAGTGTGTGAAAGCTGCGTTCTACGGCTGCGGGCTTTTCAGGAGGCTGGCAGCACAGACCCGATTCCCTACGCATCCAAGCGCTAGGCAGTGATTCGCAACTTCGGCAACCCATTTACGTTTGCATTCAGAGATACCGGTCTAACCGCCGGTGACAAGCAAGGAGCAGGACGACCATGAAGTCTCGCATTCTTTCCGTAGCCGCGATGGTAGCGGTTCTTTCGCCGGCAAGCCTGGCATTCGCTCAGCAGCCCCAGGACCAGCCCGGTAGCATCCACGGCCACGTGCAGAACGCCGCAGGCTCGGCCCAGAACACTGGTGACGTGAAGCTGACGACCGACCGCACCAGCACCGACGACAAGACCCGCAAGTACGAGTACAGCTTCCCCCTCGATGCGAACGGCGACTACAAGGGCTCGGGCATCAAGCCGGGCAAGTACGTCCTCTTCTACATCGTGAAGGGCGCCACGGTGGACTACATCGCCGACGTGGAGATCAAGGCCGGCCAGGACACCGCACAGAACGACGACATGACCCGCGAAGAGTTCCTGAAGGCCATGACGCCGGAGCAGAAGAAGCAGCTCGAGGAGTTCAAGAAGGCCAACGCCGCAACCGTTGCTGCCAACAAGACCGTCGCCAACCTGAACACCCTGCTGACTGGCGCGCGTGACGACGAGAAGGCTGGCAAGTACGACGACGCCATCGCCAAGATGACCCAGGCCACCCAGCAGAAACCGGACGAAGCCATCCTGTGGCTGGAACTTGGCAATGCTCAGCTCGGTGCCAAGAAGTTCGACGATGCCGCAACCAGCCTGCAGAAAGCAGCAGACACCAACGCGGCATCCAAGAAGCCGAACCCATCCATTTCCGGCAGCGCCTACAACAACCTGGGCCAGGCCCTGGTTGGCGCCAAGAAGCCGAACGACGCACTTGCCGCCTACGACAAGGCTGCTGCTGCTGAACCGGCCAAGGCTGGCGTGTACTACTACAACGAAGCCGCCGTGCTCTACAACAGTGGCAACCACGAACAGTCCGCACAGGCTGCCGACAAGGCAATCGCTGCTGACCCGACCAAGGCTGAGGCCTACTACATCAAGGGTCAGAGCCTGATCGACAAGGCAACGCTGAACGCGAAGACGCAGAAGATGGAAGCTCCGGACGGCTGCCTGGATGCTTACCTGAAGTATCTGGAACTGGCTCCAAGCGGTCCCCACGCCGCCGACGTGCAGGGCATTGTCGCCGCTTTCGACCAGAAGCAGGTCGCGGACTTCAAGGCCAACAAGGGCAAGAAGAAGTAACTGCCAGAACAAGCAGGAAGCGGCCTCGGTACATCCGGGGCCGTTTTCTTTTGCGGGATAAGGTTAGTTATCGCGGCATCGTTCTCGAGGCTGCGATAATCTAAGCGACTATCATGCGCTTGTTCCGCGCCACCTTCGCCGCTTTCGCAGGTGCCTTTCTGGCACTTGCGCTTTACCTTGCCTGGTTCTTCCAGATCACACATCACGACACGCCGTGGGACGGTGCGCCGGCCAGCTTCATCACCCTCACGTCTGTTGTCGCAGCAGTCTTCGGATTACTGGGCGGATGGGTAGCAGCACGCATCTCCCCGGAAACCTCACGCGGGTCGGCAGAGGGTGCGGCAGGATTCATGGCGTTGGCGGCGCTGTTCGCCGAAACCCATACCCCCGGACAACACCACTACGCGCAGATGGTAGCGCTGTTGGTGATGGCGCCAGTCGCATTTTTCTTTGGCCGTCTCTGTGAGCATAGAGCCGCAGCGCGCAACTGATATCACCGGCATTCCTCACTGCGTGACCAACTTGGTAGGCTGTCGGCATGCGTTTGTTTTCCCGGCGTGACTTTGTTCTGACTGGCTCCGCGACTGCTGCTTTTCTGCCGACACTCCTGCGCGCACAAACTCCAGATGCGATCCCAACCGCGACACTGAGGGTTGGCACCGAAGTTGGCGCGAAGGTTCCCTCAGACTTCATCGGCCTCTCGTACGAGAGCATGCAGTTGGAGGATCCATCGTTCTTCTCGCCTGAGAACATCAGCCTGGTACAGCAATTCCGCAATCTCGCCAGTAAGGGAGTGCTTCGGCTTGGTGGCAATACAAGCGAGTTCAGCTGGTGGAAAGCGACGGACAGCGCAACCGCACCTGCACGATCGGAATCGCCTTGGAAGGCGGAAAGCGAACCTTCAACAGCAACCGTGTTCGCGATTACACCCAAGGCCGTCGACAACCTGGATGGTTTCCTGAAGGCCACTGGCTGGAACTGCATCTACGGCCTGAACCTTGGCTATGGAACGTCCGAAGCGGATGTGGCCGAAGCAACGTATGTGATGAAGCGTCTCGGACCGCGTTTGCAATACTTCCAGCTTGGCAACGAGGTCGACCAGTTCAAAGGACATCTACGTGATCCGCAAACGTGGAATGTCGGTGCATACCTGGACGAGTGGCTGAAGATTGCTCGTGCTGTGCAGAAGGCTCTGCCCGAGGCGAAGTTCGGTATGCCGGAT is a genomic window containing:
- a CDS encoding putative signal transducing protein, translating into MAEQNEDFVTVASYSEVGEASVAQSVLDGAGIDSFLSGEEANILLPVSGARLQVRAEDAETARELLNNVPVFVEDGVAVGETAKGASLADNGDDL
- the queC gene encoding 7-cyano-7-deazaguanine synthase QueC, which encodes MKSMSNETRQKAVVCLSGGMDSTVCAALAARDYDAYALHFSYGQRTETRELKSAQGVAEALGFKQFLQLRMDLFRQIGGSALTDTSIAVPDAPEDEGKIGDAVPVTYVPFRNAHFLSAAVSWAEVIGAKTIFIGAVEQDSSGYPDCRPAYYDAFNELIRQGTAVGDIRVETPLIQLRKREIVRLGVELGAPLHVSWSCYSGEEFACGVCESCVLRLRAFQEAGSTDPIPYASKR
- a CDS encoding tetratricopeptide repeat protein, translating into MKSRILSVAAMVAVLSPASLAFAQQPQDQPGSIHGHVQNAAGSAQNTGDVKLTTDRTSTDDKTRKYEYSFPLDANGDYKGSGIKPGKYVLFYIVKGATVDYIADVEIKAGQDTAQNDDMTREEFLKAMTPEQKKQLEEFKKANAATVAANKTVANLNTLLTGARDDEKAGKYDDAIAKMTQATQQKPDEAILWLELGNAQLGAKKFDDAATSLQKAADTNAASKKPNPSISGSAYNNLGQALVGAKKPNDALAAYDKAAAAEPAKAGVYYYNEAAVLYNSGNHEQSAQAADKAIAADPTKAEAYYIKGQSLIDKATLNAKTQKMEAPDGCLDAYLKYLELAPSGPHAADVQGIVAAFDQKQVADFKANKGKKK